From a region of the Neobacillus niacini genome:
- a CDS encoding FAD-binding protein yields the protein MERELDYDIVVIGCGVAGTAAALSAAESAKKAGRNLRIAILERTDYDHRGGNSRWTASYMRMKNIDEIADNFVEDMMAFSDHFSDSEYIETLAENAGSTLRWVEEKGVEFDYLPTMFLTSSRPRLLPVGGGRAIIDTLSRRAGGFGVEIIYEATAWKLLLDDEGAINGLMVRVKGGNSLQLKVGAVVLAAGGFQGNQEMMAQYVGRDAHKIRTVAEGGLYNKGEGIRMAMAIGAKGAGQFDAFHAEPVDPRSKREEAAVMTYPYAILVDKNGNRFVDEGISTVDEQYEAVARKIFYDLPDHIAYMISDQKMYNIPNYERAIETDKPAIEADTLEELAVKIGVPADQLIATVESYNAAVQPGEFHWDKKDGKQAVGITPAKSNWAITIDKAPYIAYPIVCSNVFTNGGIASDTNGRVLSQDDDVIPGLYVAGETAGLYYGKYPGGTSVLRCLVFGKRAGEHAASYVSNDKKLGV from the coding sequence GTGGAGAGAGAATTGGATTATGACATTGTAGTAATAGGTTGTGGAGTGGCAGGTACGGCGGCAGCTTTGTCCGCAGCGGAAAGTGCCAAGAAGGCAGGAAGAAATTTACGAATCGCAATATTAGAACGCACGGATTACGATCATCGCGGCGGAAATTCTAGGTGGACAGCGTCCTACATGCGAATGAAGAATATTGATGAAATCGCAGACAACTTTGTAGAAGATATGATGGCGTTCTCCGATCATTTTTCCGATAGCGAGTACATAGAAACTCTCGCAGAAAACGCCGGTAGTACTCTAAGGTGGGTTGAGGAAAAAGGGGTAGAATTCGATTACCTGCCGACGATGTTTTTAACATCTTCAAGACCGCGACTGCTTCCAGTTGGCGGCGGCCGTGCAATAATTGATACATTATCACGTCGTGCTGGCGGATTTGGTGTTGAGATTATTTACGAGGCAACAGCATGGAAATTACTCCTTGATGATGAAGGTGCGATAAATGGGCTCATGGTTCGGGTTAAGGGTGGAAATTCTCTTCAGCTGAAAGTAGGAGCGGTTGTTCTTGCTGCTGGCGGATTCCAGGGAAATCAAGAGATGATGGCACAGTATGTTGGCAGGGATGCACATAAAATTCGCACCGTTGCCGAAGGCGGTCTTTACAACAAGGGGGAAGGTATTCGGATGGCAATGGCAATTGGCGCAAAAGGGGCCGGCCAGTTTGACGCCTTTCATGCAGAACCAGTGGATCCTAGAAGTAAGCGGGAAGAAGCAGCAGTAATGACCTACCCTTACGCGATTTTAGTTGATAAGAATGGCAACCGTTTTGTCGATGAAGGAATTTCCACAGTTGACGAGCAATATGAAGCGGTAGCCCGCAAAATCTTTTACGACCTCCCAGACCATATCGCGTATATGATTAGTGACCAAAAAATGTACAACATTCCGAATTATGAGAGAGCAATCGAAACGGATAAACCGGCAATTGAGGCCGATACACTAGAGGAATTAGCGGTAAAAATTGGGGTGCCTGCAGATCAATTGATTGCAACAGTAGAATCCTATAATGCTGCTGTACAGCCAGGGGAATTCCACTGGGATAAGAAGGACGGAAAACAGGCTGTTGGGATTACACCGGCAAAATCAAACTGGGCCATAACAATTGATAAGGCGCCATATATTGCCTACCCAATTGTCTGCTCCAATGTTTTCACTAATGGCGGCATAGCTTCTGATACAAATGGCAGGGTTTTATCGCAGGATGATGATGTAATTCCTGGATTGTACGTCGCAGGTGAAACAGCGGGTCTATACTATGGAAAATATCCTGGCGGCACCTCCGTGCTTCGATGTCTGGTGTTTGGTAAACGTGCTGGTGAGCATGCAGCTTCTTATGTTAGTAATGATAAGAAACTTGGGGTGTAA
- a CDS encoding isocitrate lyase/PEP mutase family protein: protein MNKSKEFQKLLQEPGSFILPGAYDAMSAKLIEEIGFKAIYATGAGISNAQLGWADVGLTSLKEVVDIVARMADVTNIPIVVDGDTGFGNAINVIRTVREFERAGVAAIQMEDQVSPKKCGHFNGKDVISKEEMVGKIKAALDARKDENLAIMARTDAIAVNGVEDAIDRAFAYYEAGADIIFVEAPNTIEELRQITSSLKGIPQVINLVEGGKTPLISLKEAEEIGFKIMLCANTALRSAIKGITESLRILKEEGSQENLLPIICTWEERQSLFKLNQIKEWEKKYLYNI, encoded by the coding sequence ATGAATAAAAGCAAAGAATTTCAAAAACTGCTTCAAGAACCCGGTTCCTTTATCCTGCCTGGCGCCTATGATGCGATGTCTGCAAAATTAATAGAGGAAATTGGTTTTAAGGCGATTTACGCAACGGGGGCTGGAATTTCGAATGCACAGCTGGGCTGGGCAGATGTAGGGCTTACTTCATTAAAAGAAGTTGTTGATATAGTCGCTCGAATGGCTGACGTTACCAATATTCCAATTGTAGTGGACGGTGATACTGGCTTTGGAAATGCAATTAATGTAATCCGGACGGTTAGAGAATTTGAACGTGCAGGAGTAGCAGCCATTCAAATGGAAGATCAAGTCTCGCCAAAGAAATGCGGCCACTTTAACGGTAAAGATGTTATTTCTAAAGAAGAAATGGTAGGGAAAATCAAGGCAGCATTAGATGCAAGAAAAGATGAAAATCTAGCAATTATGGCACGCACAGATGCAATTGCTGTTAATGGTGTTGAAGACGCAATAGACAGGGCTTTTGCTTATTACGAAGCGGGTGCAGACATTATTTTTGTCGAAGCGCCAAATACCATTGAAGAATTACGACAAATCACCAGTTCGTTAAAAGGAATCCCACAGGTTATTAACTTGGTGGAGGGGGGCAAAACCCCGCTTATTTCTTTAAAAGAGGCAGAGGAAATCGGTTTTAAAATCATGTTGTGTGCAAATACAGCTCTTCGTTCAGCAATTAAAGGAATCACTGAATCCTTAAGAATTCTGAAAGAAGAAGGCTCTCAGGAAAATCTATTACCTATAATCTGTACCTGGGAGGAAAGACAATCTCTTTTCAAGCTGAATCAAATCAAAGAGTGGGAAAAGAAGTATTTATATAATATTTAG
- a CDS encoding FAD synthetase family protein: METIYINTDNLADWQKKAKACVMALGFFDGLHYGHREVIKTALRKAKEKGVSLAVMSFFPHPKSVLFNGEKKIDYLMPLSIKERILRELGVDTFYIAQFNKEFSSLSPEQYVRDYLVKLGVIHAVAGFDFSYGSRGIGNLERLKRDSGGIIDVTKVEKVMCRGEKISSTSIRERLNAGNVEELSDFLGRCYEMECKWDGQSFILKPYYTLPAPGYYTVTINKGNLSKCAEVMVAEGNQGKLLKPVTELQSYLIGEINVVWHHRNASNTPDIRNILTVGGSN, from the coding sequence ATGGAAACAATCTATATAAACACTGATAATTTGGCAGATTGGCAGAAAAAAGCAAAAGCATGTGTGATGGCGCTTGGTTTTTTTGATGGTCTTCATTACGGACATCGTGAAGTAATAAAAACGGCTTTACGGAAGGCAAAAGAAAAAGGTGTATCTCTAGCTGTCATGAGTTTTTTTCCACATCCAAAATCAGTCCTATTCAATGGGGAAAAAAAGATTGATTACTTAATGCCTCTTTCCATAAAAGAGAGAATTCTTCGAGAACTAGGTGTCGATACATTTTATATAGCCCAATTCAATAAAGAATTTTCCTCTCTTTCACCTGAACAATATGTGAGGGATTATCTAGTCAAATTAGGTGTTATCCATGCAGTCGCTGGTTTTGATTTTTCTTATGGTTCAAGAGGGATAGGAAATTTAGAGCGCTTGAAGAGAGATTCAGGCGGGATCATAGATGTGACAAAAGTGGAGAAAGTGATGTGCCGTGGCGAAAAGATTAGTTCTACCTCTATTCGTGAGAGGCTTAATGCAGGTAATGTCGAGGAACTGTCTGATTTTCTTGGGCGCTGCTATGAAATGGAATGTAAGTGGGATGGTCAATCTTTCATTCTAAAACCCTATTATACATTGCCTGCACCTGGTTATTATACCGTAACCATAAACAAGGGAAATCTATCAAAATGTGCTGAAGTGATGGTGGCGGAAGGTAATCAAGGGAAATTACTAAAACCAGTTACTGAACTGCAGTCGTATTTAATTGGGGAGATAAACGTTGTGTGGCATCACCGTAACGCTTCAAACACTCCTGATATCCGCAATATTCTAACTGTTGGAGGATCAAATTAA
- a CDS encoding acyl-CoA dehydrogenase family protein → MTNVTYSDTYLVDKAKALVPKLRERAKETEEIRRIPETTMNDLKEAGLFKLLRPRIYGGYQTSMRTYSDCIVEISRGCASTGWILSLCAIRELMVAESFSEKTHQEIFGENEDNVLFAGVYEPRKCIARKVEGGYLIEEGFWMFCSGSLHATWGYFGMAIRDDEGNLVDQALMTLPFEELEIMDDWHVMGLKGTGSNSVKMTNVFIPDHRVVSFPEVLNGTFTSDHLRDIPLYSTALFPSLSLSLALPGLGLVKAALEFFQNTLPNRKAAHIGVEYLRDSSTLHSLLADAALKIDTASMHYYRVADELDSWAASGKFMDKPARVKALADIGYANQVSKEALDILILASGSGYVYEGHPLQRIFRDFWTLYSHRTLSPLITKENYGRVLSGLESNALRY, encoded by the coding sequence ATGACAAACGTTACCTATAGCGACACGTATCTTGTAGATAAAGCAAAAGCCCTTGTTCCGAAGCTGAGAGAGAGAGCAAAAGAGACGGAAGAAATTCGCCGGATACCTGAAACAACAATGAACGACTTAAAAGAAGCAGGATTATTCAAGTTACTTCGGCCAAGGATTTATGGCGGCTATCAAACTAGCATGAGAACCTATTCTGATTGTATTGTTGAAATCTCTCGCGGCTGTGCATCTACAGGCTGGATTTTATCACTGTGTGCCATTCGGGAACTTATGGTAGCGGAATCATTTTCAGAAAAAACACACCAAGAAATCTTCGGAGAGAATGAAGATAATGTCCTGTTTGCTGGAGTATATGAACCTAGAAAATGTATTGCTAGGAAAGTCGAAGGTGGTTATTTAATCGAAGAAGGTTTCTGGATGTTCTGCTCAGGATCGCTTCATGCCACTTGGGGATACTTTGGGATGGCAATCAGGGATGATGAAGGGAATCTGGTGGATCAGGCTTTGATGACACTTCCTTTTGAAGAGTTAGAGATTATGGATGACTGGCATGTTATGGGGTTGAAGGGTACAGGAAGTAACAGTGTAAAAATGACCAACGTATTTATTCCGGATCATCGAGTCGTTTCTTTTCCAGAAGTGTTGAACGGAACATTTACATCAGACCATTTAAGAGATATTCCTTTATATAGTACGGCACTTTTTCCATCCTTATCGTTGTCATTAGCATTGCCAGGCTTAGGATTGGTAAAGGCGGCGTTAGAATTTTTCCAAAATACACTTCCAAATCGAAAAGCTGCACATATCGGAGTTGAATATTTACGTGATTCATCCACGCTGCACTCGTTACTTGCTGATGCTGCCTTGAAGATTGATACCGCTTCCATGCACTATTACCGTGTTGCAGATGAACTTGATTCCTGGGCTGCCAGCGGTAAATTCATGGATAAGCCAGCGCGAGTAAAAGCCTTAGCAGATATCGGTTATGCCAATCAAGTAAGTAAGGAAGCACTAGATATTTTAATTCTTGCAAGCGGTTCTGGATACGTATATGAAGGGCACCCGCTGCAAAGAATTTTCCGTGATTTTTGGACACTTTACTCACACAGAACACTTTCCCCATTAATCACAAAAGAAAACTATGGCCGCGTATTATCTGGTCTGGAATCCAATGCTTTAAGATATTAG
- the tcuA gene encoding FAD-dependent tricarballylate dehydrogenase TcuA: MESAFFKDIFGKVRQIIMSEIKIYETDVVVVGAGNAAMCAAISARENGANVLVLEKAPEAEKGGNSTYTHGSIRFAYDGVEDLKEIMPDLSPEDIESSDFGVYSEEEFYEDMCRVTNYRTDPELASILTGKSFETMKWLTSHKVRWVPIYGRQAFKVDGKFKFWGGMIVESVGGGPGLVEALHQEATSLGVQTLFEAMATELIHDDEGVHGVIFKHKGKTTKVYAKAVILSSGGFHANPEMRTRYLGPKWDLAHARGSRFNTGEGIQMALNIGALSSGNWSGCHSVGGDRYLPDFTEGFQKLSYPFGILVNAEGKRFVDEGADFRNYTYAKYGRLILEQPGQFAWQIFDQKVSRLLREEYKGRQVTKVKANTLEELAEKLEGVDAEGFLQSVKEYNASIRKDIPFNPNIKDGRCTEGLAVRKSNWANTLEDGPFEAYAVTCGITFTFGGLKINSTTEVQDVLSHSIPGLYAAGEVVGGLFYFNYPGGAGLMAGSVFGKIAGENAAKFIKTKEIINS, from the coding sequence ATTGAGTCAGCTTTTTTCAAAGACATTTTTGGGAAAGTGAGGCAGATAATTATGAGTGAAATCAAAATTTATGAAACAGATGTGGTTGTAGTTGGTGCAGGCAATGCTGCTATGTGCGCAGCCATCTCAGCAAGGGAAAATGGCGCAAATGTCCTGGTACTTGAAAAAGCACCAGAAGCTGAAAAAGGAGGAAACAGCACCTATACACATGGTTCCATCCGGTTTGCTTATGATGGTGTCGAAGATTTAAAGGAGATCATGCCTGACCTTTCACCAGAGGATATTGAGTCTTCAGATTTTGGTGTCTATTCTGAGGAAGAATTCTATGAAGATATGTGCCGTGTCACCAATTACCGTACTGACCCGGAACTAGCTTCAATCTTAACAGGAAAAAGTTTTGAAACGATGAAATGGCTAACCTCCCACAAGGTACGCTGGGTGCCTATTTATGGTCGTCAAGCCTTTAAGGTAGACGGTAAATTTAAGTTCTGGGGCGGAATGATTGTTGAATCGGTCGGCGGGGGACCTGGATTAGTAGAAGCCCTGCATCAAGAAGCAACTTCTTTAGGTGTGCAAACTCTATTTGAGGCCATGGCGACTGAGCTAATCCATGATGACGAAGGCGTGCATGGAGTGATTTTTAAGCACAAAGGCAAAACAACAAAGGTATATGCAAAGGCCGTGATTTTGTCCTCCGGAGGATTTCATGCAAATCCTGAAATGCGAACACGTTATTTAGGACCAAAATGGGACCTGGCCCATGCAAGAGGGAGCCGTTTTAATACGGGAGAAGGCATTCAAATGGCATTAAATATTGGCGCACTTTCTTCTGGAAATTGGTCAGGCTGTCATTCTGTCGGCGGGGATCGGTATCTCCCGGATTTTACAGAAGGTTTTCAAAAGCTCAGTTATCCTTTCGGAATCCTGGTAAACGCCGAAGGAAAGCGCTTTGTGGACGAGGGTGCGGATTTCCGCAATTACACTTATGCCAAATATGGCCGATTAATTCTCGAACAGCCAGGACAATTTGCATGGCAAATTTTTGACCAAAAAGTATCTCGGCTATTACGAGAAGAATACAAGGGCAGGCAGGTAACAAAAGTAAAAGCCAATACGCTAGAGGAGCTGGCGGAAAAACTTGAAGGTGTAGACGCTGAAGGTTTTCTACAAAGTGTGAAAGAATACAATGCATCGATCCGAAAAGATATCCCGTTTAATCCAAATATCAAGGACGGCAGGTGTACGGAAGGACTAGCCGTACGCAAATCAAATTGGGCAAATACGTTGGAGGATGGTCCATTTGAAGCCTATGCCGTTACTTGCGGTATTACCTTTACATTTGGCGGTTTGAAAATTAACTCGACAACAGAAGTTCAAGATGTGTTATCCCATTCTATTCCAGGGCTTTATGCTGCAGGAGAAGTGGTGGGCGGTCTATTTTACTTTAACTACCCTGGGGGTGCAGGTTTAATGGCTGGATCGGTTTTTGGGAAAATTGCGGGTGAAAATGCAGCCAAATTTATCAAAACGAAGGAAATTATTAATTCGTAA
- a CDS encoding VOC family protein, with translation MTLPEIAKLGHVAIVTPDLEKSLWFFRDVIGLEVTEEVNGTYYLRAWGDFEHHSLSLTAGDRGYVDHIGWRTKRPEDVEGFAQLLEKAGTEVKWIEAGEEAGQGRAIRFKLPSQHSFEIYYDVEKPKADEKRRSVLRNQTYKSWARGCSPRRFDHVNIATSMDVQEILDYLGAQLGFKLREYVRYNNETTMAGWMSVTPLVHDIAVISRPQAATPNQLHHISYWLDNAQDVLRAADILSEEGIKFIGPGKHGVSQALYLYVLDPGSGCRVELFSNSYLILEPDWEPVEWTEEDHSIANTYWGESVSDKEMNKPTIEA, from the coding sequence ATGACTTTACCTGAAATTGCAAAGTTAGGACATGTGGCAATCGTTACTCCCGACTTAGAAAAATCACTATGGTTTTTCCGTGATGTTATCGGCTTAGAAGTAACGGAGGAAGTAAACGGTACGTATTATTTACGCGCATGGGGCGATTTTGAACACCACTCCCTTTCTTTAACTGCAGGAGATAGAGGATATGTAGATCATATTGGCTGGAGAACGAAACGTCCGGAAGATGTAGAAGGTTTTGCACAGCTTCTTGAAAAAGCTGGAACGGAAGTAAAATGGATTGAAGCAGGCGAAGAAGCGGGTCAAGGTCGGGCCATACGATTTAAACTGCCAAGTCAGCATTCCTTTGAAATCTATTATGATGTAGAAAAGCCTAAAGCGGACGAAAAAAGACGTTCTGTCTTGAGAAATCAAACCTACAAGTCTTGGGCCCGTGGCTGCTCACCTAGAAGATTTGACCATGTAAACATTGCTACATCCATGGATGTCCAAGAAATCCTGGATTATTTAGGAGCTCAATTAGGATTTAAGCTTCGTGAATATGTGAGATATAACAATGAAACAACCATGGCCGGCTGGATGAGTGTAACGCCTCTCGTTCACGACATTGCCGTTATTTCAAGACCGCAGGCAGCAACGCCAAACCAGCTTCACCACATTTCGTATTGGCTGGATAACGCGCAGGATGTCTTACGGGCTGCAGACATTTTAAGTGAAGAAGGAATTAAGTTCATCGGACCTGGTAAACATGGTGTTTCTCAAGCACTCTACTTATATGTCCTTGACCCAGGCAGCGGCTGCCGTGTGGAGCTATTTAGTAATTCCTATTTAATTCTTGAACCTGATTGGGAACCAGTTGAATGGACGGAGGAAGATCATTCAATCGCTAACACCTATTGGGGGGAATCCGTCAGCGATAAAGAAATGAACAAACCTACGATAGAGGCTTAA
- a CDS encoding alpha/beta fold hydrolase has translation MTNITQQLLKTANFETYLNRAGEGNTEVILFLHGSGPGVTSFANWRYALKDCSEMYDCLAPDLLGFGNSSHPETLPKNRQAWMDLWVTQLMELLDDLGVQKAHLVGNSLGCSIALELLLEHPERFDRVVLMGPGGTPNTKLSPELARAKGFYDNPTPKKLRQIMSWFVYDAEAMAPIIDAITDYRYETAMKPEVRISNDSIFATAAVPVPTTALRRIENPVLLVHGRDDLVCSVESSYYLLSHLPNAQLHVYGKCGHWTQIEKQESFNYLIQNYFADRI, from the coding sequence TTGACAAACATTACTCAACAATTACTTAAGACTGCTAACTTTGAAACATACCTAAATCGAGCAGGTGAAGGCAATACAGAAGTGATTTTATTTTTACATGGCTCTGGTCCAGGTGTTACATCATTTGCGAATTGGCGTTATGCCTTGAAAGACTGTTCTGAGATGTATGACTGTCTTGCTCCAGATCTTTTAGGTTTTGGCAACAGCAGTCATCCGGAAACCTTGCCTAAGAATAGGCAAGCGTGGATGGATTTATGGGTAACTCAACTTATGGAACTTCTAGATGATTTGGGTGTTCAAAAGGCCCATTTAGTTGGTAATTCATTGGGCTGTTCTATTGCACTTGAGCTTTTATTAGAACATCCAGAACGATTTGATCGAGTGGTGTTAATGGGACCAGGAGGAACTCCAAATACCAAACTAAGCCCAGAGTTAGCGCGAGCGAAAGGATTTTATGACAATCCCACGCCAAAGAAGCTGCGTCAAATTATGAGCTGGTTTGTATACGATGCGGAGGCAATGGCGCCGATTATCGACGCTATTACTGATTACCGATATGAAACAGCTATGAAGCCAGAAGTTCGTATCTCCAATGATTCTATTTTCGCAACAGCAGCCGTACCAGTTCCAACAACAGCATTAAGAAGAATTGAGAATCCTGTTTTACTAGTGCACGGCCGGGATGACCTGGTTTGCTCCGTAGAATCCAGCTATTATTTACTCTCACATTTGCCAAATGCCCAGCTGCATGTATACGGGAAATGTGGACATTGGACGCAAATTGAAAAGCAGGAAAGCTTTAATTACTTAATTCAGAACTATTTTGCTGATAGAATCTAA
- a CDS encoding MFS transporter, with product MNVATAINTVERSTVKKTMRRILPFILILYVIAFLDRVNMGYAALEMNADLALTAEAFGLLSGLFFISYFLFEVPSNLILHKVGARLWIARIMITWGIVVVLTGFIQSASHLYILRFLLGAAEAGFVPGIILYLTYWFRARERGKATALFFVALPLSALIGAPLSTWIMDTVTWGGLAGWRWMFILEGIPAVLLGIVVLFYLTDRPVNAKWLTEQEKTWLEDELVKERKLSAKLNKSSHLGMLMESKVWKLALFNIAGFVAVNALSYWMPTIIKSLSSAETTNLQIGWLAMIPSIIAIPSILFTGWNADRTGRHKLHLGACVSIAMIGFIGCAYVSSVPLMVLMLSITSAGLYGISGTFYAYITFFFSESTAPAGIALVSTLSSLGGFIGPMLMGIFDFKQAMFIIAGCLLVSLITLFTLRLAKNDQKDIVDTGAVEIPN from the coding sequence TTGAATGTAGCTACAGCTATTAATACCGTTGAGAGAAGTACTGTAAAGAAAACAATGAGAAGAATTCTGCCGTTTATTTTAATTCTCTATGTCATTGCCTTTTTGGATCGGGTGAATATGGGCTATGCAGCTTTAGAGATGAATGCAGATTTAGCATTAACGGCAGAAGCTTTTGGGCTATTGTCTGGTTTATTCTTTATTAGTTATTTCCTTTTTGAAGTTCCAAGTAACCTTATTTTGCACAAAGTTGGTGCACGGCTTTGGATTGCCCGTATTATGATTACATGGGGCATTGTGGTTGTATTAACTGGATTTATCCAATCTGCGTCCCACTTATATATTTTACGCTTTTTATTGGGTGCTGCAGAAGCAGGGTTTGTCCCAGGAATCATTCTTTACTTAACGTATTGGTTTAGAGCCCGTGAAAGAGGAAAGGCAACAGCTCTCTTTTTTGTTGCCTTACCATTAAGTGCATTAATTGGTGCTCCGCTTTCTACTTGGATCATGGATACTGTGACTTGGGGAGGATTAGCAGGCTGGCGGTGGATGTTTATTTTAGAGGGTATACCAGCAGTTCTATTAGGTATTGTGGTTTTATTTTACTTGACAGACCGTCCTGTTAACGCCAAGTGGTTAACAGAACAGGAAAAAACATGGCTTGAAGATGAGCTTGTTAAAGAAAGAAAACTGAGTGCAAAATTAAATAAATCATCACATCTTGGTATGTTAATGGAATCGAAAGTATGGAAATTAGCTTTATTTAATATTGCTGGATTTGTTGCGGTGAATGCACTGTCATATTGGATGCCTACGATTATTAAATCACTTTCATCTGCTGAAACAACCAATTTGCAAATTGGATGGCTTGCAATGATTCCTTCTATTATCGCGATTCCATCCATTCTTTTTACAGGCTGGAATGCAGATAGAACGGGCAGGCATAAATTGCATTTAGGTGCATGTGTATCAATTGCCATGATTGGGTTCATTGGATGTGCATACGTTTCAAGTGTGCCGCTGATGGTATTAATGCTATCAATTACTTCAGCAGGATTATATGGGATATCCGGAACTTTTTATGCTTATATCACCTTCTTCTTTTCTGAATCAACCGCACCTGCTGGCATTGCATTAGTAAGCACGTTATCATCACTTGGTGGTTTCATAGGCCCAATGTTAATGGGGATTTTCGATTTTAAACAAGCAATGTTTATCATCGCTGGATGCCTGCTTGTCAGCCTGATTACTCTATTTACCTTAAGATTAGCGAAGAATGACCAGAAAGACATAGTCGATACAGGAGCAGTGGAGATTCCTAATTAA